A window of Aeromicrobium sp. Sec7.5 genomic DNA:
CGGTGCCCGGGGCGTTGGTGCCCGCACTGGCCTCGCTCCAGTCGGCACCCGGCAGGAAGTGCATGCCCTCGGCGCGGGCCCTGAGGTCGTGGGAGCCCTCGACCCACAGCAGCTGGCCGACCGCGTCGCTGACGGCGACGAGGTGGCCGGCCTCGGCCGCGGACTCCACGAGCAGCTGCCGGATCACGGGCATTGCGATCGCGAGCGGGTGGGACGCACGGATCTCAGCCAGTCGGTCGTCGTCGAGCACGATCGAGGCCAAGGAGTACTCGGGGTCGATCCCGCCCGCGAGGCTGCGTCGCCACGAGTCGTGGACCAAGGTGCGCAGGGCGGGATCAGCCAGCCCCGTCGACACGAACGCGTCGTGCGCCCGTGCGAGGTAGCGGGCGAGCTGCTCCGCGTCGGCACCGGGTGGCACCGCGAGGTCATTGCTGCGTCCCATGCCCGAAGGGTACTCCGGCGTGTGACACGGGTCACGCCTCGACGTCGGGCCCGCCCCGGCGTACCGGAGTGGGCGGTGAGTGGTCCACCCCACCGCCGCCCAGGAGGTGGAACACTCACCGCCCCATCGGCTCGTCAGCGACGCAGGACCCGGCGCGCCAGGGCGTTGCCGGCGAACTGGCCCACCTGGACGATCAGGATCACGATGACCAGGGCGGTCCAGGTGACGACCGGCTCGAACTGGCGGTACCCCTCGGTGAGCGCGAGCTGGCCGAGTCCGCCGGCCCCGATCGTGCCGACGATCGCCGTCATGTCGACGATCGCCACGAGGGCGAACGTGAAGCCGAGGATCAGTGGACCGAATGCCTCCGGCAGGAGCACCGTGCGAACGACCTGCCACCGCGAGGCCCCCATCGACCGAGCCGCCTCGAGCACCCCCGGGTCGACGCCGACGAGGTTCTGCTCCACGATGCGACCGACGCCGAACGCCGAACCGAACACGATCGCGACGACCGCGTGGCCGGTCCCGATCCCGTCGACGCCGATCGCCCGCGAGAACGGCTGCAGCGCGACCGCGAGCAGGATGAACGGGATCGGCCGGAAGAAGTTGACCAGCACGTTGAGCACGACGCTGACGACCCCGCTGGGGGCGATGCCACCGGCGCGGGTCACGTAGAGGGTCGTGCCGATCACGAGGCCGAGGAACCCGCCGAGGACCAGGCCCGTGCCCGCGAGGAACAGGGTCTCGCCGAAGGCCGAGACGAACTGGCTCTGGAGGTCGATGACCGGCGCGAAGTAGTCGCGCAGTCCGTCGAGCACGCCGCCCATCAGGCCACCGCCTCGCCCGTGCCGAGGTCCGTCAGCGGGACCAGCTCCCCGACCCGGGCCACGACCGCGTCGACCGCCGCACGGTCACCGCGCAGCTCCAGCGTCAGATGTCCGAAGCTGCGGCCGCGGACGTCCTCGACGCCGCCGTGGACGAGCTCGAGCTCGACCCCGGCACGGATGATCTCGCCGAACACCTGCGACTGCGTCGTGGCGTCCTCGCGGAACGACAGCGTGACGAGGCGGCCCGGATGGCGGCGCCGCAGCTGCTCGAGGTCGTGGTCCTCCGGGACGTCGTCGACGATCGTGCGCACGAAGCGCCGGGTCGCGGGGTGCTGGGGGGCGGAGAAGATCCGGAACGCAGAGTCGGACTCCACGATGCGCCCCTCCTCCATCACGACGATGCGGTCGGCGATGGTCTTGACGACCTCCATCTCGTGCGTGATGACGAGCACCGTGACGCCGAGCTCGGTGTTGATCCGCTTCAGCAGGTCGAGCACCTCGACGGTCGTCTCGGGGTCGAGGGCGCTGGTGGCCTCGTCGGCCAGCAGGATCGCCGGCCCGGCGGCGAGCGCGCGGGCGATGCCGACACGCTGCTTCTGGCCGCCCGACAGCTGCTCCGGGTAGGCCAGGGCCTGGTCGAGCAGGCCCACGAAGTGCAGCAGCTCCGAGACGCGTTCGCGCTGCTCCTGCTTGGAGCGCCCCGCGATCTCGAGCGGGTAGGCGATGTTGCCGTAGACCGTGCGCGACGTGAAGAGGTTGAACTGCTGGAAGATCATCCCGATCCCCCGGCGCACGCGGTTGAGCTCACGCTCGGGCAGGGTCGTCAGGTCGACGCCGTCGACCACGACCCGGCCGGTCGTGGCCTTCTCCAGGGCGTTGACGACGCGCAGCAGGGTCGACTTGCCGGCGCCGGAGTACCCGACGATGCCGACGATCTCGCCAGCCTCGACCGACAGCGACACGTCCTGCACGGCGCGCACGGGCTCACCCCGACGACCGCGGGGTGGGAACGTCACGGAGACGCCGTCGAGCTCGATCAGGGCCATGGTCTTCCTTCCGGTCCGCACGATGAAGACCTGGCTACTGGTGGTCCCGGACGACCTTCTCGGTGTCCTGGAGCAGCTTCGCCAGGTCCGCGGGCGGCGTCTTGAGCAGCACCGCGGTGCCGCCGGAGACCTCGAGCACGCCGTCGGTCACGGCCTGGGTGTCCTGGAAGAGCTCGACGAGCCTCCGGTAGTCCGCGTTGTCCTTGTCCTCGCCGCGGGCGACGAACACGTTGACGTAGGGCGCCGCGAGCGGGTCGGCCGGGTCGTCGGTCGCGAGCGCGCCGTCGAAGTCCAGACCGGCCTTCTCGACGAAGTCGTTGTTGACGATCGCCGCGGCGACGTCGTCGAGGCTCGTGGCCGTGAAGTCGGCTCCGGCCTGCGTGACCTCGACGCGCGACGCCGCGGTGTCGATGTCCGAGGTGTCGGAGAAGATCGTGCCGCCGTCGCTGAGCTCGATCAGGCCGGCCTGCTGGAGGATGTTCAGCCCGCGTGCCTGGTTGCTCGCGTCGTCGGGAACCACGACCTGCGCCCCGTCCGGGATCTGGTCGATCGAGTCGTACTGCTTGGAGTACAGCGCCAGCGGGTAGATCGCGGTCGAGCCGACCGGCGTGAGGTCGTCGCCGCCCGCGACGTTGTAGTCGGCGAGGTAGACGAGGTGCTGGAACTGGTTGAGGTCCAGCTCGCCGGCGCTGAGGGCGGGGTTGAGCTGCGTGTAGTCGGTGAAGTCGACGATCTCGACCTCGATCCCCTCGTCGGCCGCGGTCTCCTCGAAGGTGGACCAGTAGGGGTCGCTCGCGCCGACGACGCCGATCCTGATGGCGTCACCGTTGCCGCGGAAGAGGAAGAAGTACCCGCCGGCAAGGAGGGCGATCACCACGATGACGACCACCGCGAGGAGGCCCTTGCGGCTCTCGGGTGCGTCGACGAGCTGGTCGGAGTGCATGGTCATGCGGGCGTTCCTTCGTTCACGGGAGCCGGGTCTCGACTCCGCCAGGTAGTCCGGGGATCGCCCGGTGTGCCCAGCCTAGGAACGCCCTGACCACGACCCGGACCGCCGTTCACGATGCGAGACGTTCCGGTGTGGGCCCGGCCACGTGCCTACGGCGCGTCCTCGAAGCTCCACGTCGTGCCCTCGCGGACGACCCGCGCCGGCACCCCGGCGACGACCGTGCCGGCCGGCACCTTCTGCCCGCGCACGAGGCTGCGCATCCCGACGCAGGCGTCCTCGCCGATCTCCACGTGGCCCGTCACGACGGCCTCGCGGCACAGCCAGACGTGGCGGCCGATCCGCACGTGCGCGCCGAACGGGTTGATGCGGTCGCCGGTCGCGACGTCGGTGAGCCGGTGCATGTCGTCGGTCGCGACGTAGACGTCGGCCGCCCACAGCTGGTCACCCTCGACGACGATCGACCCGCCGTTGCGGGCGTCGACCACCGGCTGACGCGTCGCCACGACGGGACCGTGGAGCACGACCTGCGAGTCGGCACCGCAGTAGATCTCCCCCGCGGTCAGCACGACCCGTTCGCCGACGAACACCGTGGCGCGGTCGCCACCGACCAGCAGCGACGCCAGGTGCTCCATGGGCGAGCCCACGGCCACGACGACGTCGCGCATCGGGAACAACATGAGCTGCTCGAGCACCCGGGCCGGCAGGTACGCACCGTCGGCGAGGTACAGGGCGTTGTCGCAGTCGTGCCACCACTGCGGGACGCCGTCGGTGGCCAGCGCCCAGACCTGGGCGTCGACCGCCTCCGCCCGGACGCCCGCCTCGCGCAGTCGCTGCCGGTGTGCGTCCTTCATGACCGCATCATCGCGCACCGGTGGCGTCAGCCGGCGAGCACACCCGCGGGGTCGGCGAGCAGGGCCTCGAACGCCGCCTCGGCCGCTCCCACGAGGACGGAGTCACCTCCGAGCGCCGGACGCGTGAGGCGGACCTGCGCCCCGGGCGCCGCCATGACACCGCGCTGCATCGCGGCGAGGATCTGCGGCTCGACCAGACGGTGCAGCGAGGCCAGGTAGCCGCCGAGCACCACGACCTGGGGGTTCAACAGGTTGACGACGTTCGCGAGGCCGTGGCCGACGTGGCGGGCGATCTCGTGCAGCGACTCGGCCGGGCCGTCGAAGTCGTCGAGCACCGCGTCGAGGGTCGGCACGACGTCGGCGGGCGCACCGATGGCCCGGGCGATGGCGACGGCGCCGATCTCGGTCTCCCAGCACCCGCGGTTGCCGCAGTGGCACCGCCGGCCGTTCGGGTCGTACGACATGTGCCCCATCTCGCCGGCGAACCCGCCCGCGCCCCCCAGCGGCCGACCCGCCGTGATGACGCCGGCACCGACGCCGACGTCACCGGAGACGTACACCAGGTGGTCGACGTCGACGCCGGCTCCGCGGACGTGCTCCGCGAGCGCGCCGAGGTCGGCGTCGTTCGCGAGCACGTGGGAGACGTCCAGGTCGAGGCGCTCGCGCACGAGCTTCTCGAACGGCACCTCGTGCCAGCCCAGGTTGGGGGCGAACAGGACGACCCCGTCGGCCTGGCGGACCACACCCGGGACGCTGATGCCGACGCCGACCAGCGAGGAGTGGGCCGGTGCGTCGGCACGGACCGCGGCCACGAGTCCCACGATCGTCTGGGCGACGTGCTCCGGCGCGGGCTCGGGCGGGAGGTTCATCCGCGCCCGGACCTCGACGTCGCACCCGAGTCCGACGCGACCGACCACGACCCGGTCGACCCCCACGTCGATCGCGAGCACGTACGCGCGGCGCGACACGACCTCGAGTCCGGCCGACGGTCGACCGGCGCCGTTGCGCGCCGCCACGGGTCCCGAGCTCCGCACGAGGCCCAGGTCCTCGAGCGTCGACGCCAGCCCGCCGATGGTGCTGCGGTTGAGCGCCATCTGGTTCGTCAGCGAGGCCCGCGAGGTGCTGCCCGTGCGGTGCACCGAGCGGAGCACCGTGCCGAGGTTGTGACGTCGCACGGCCTCCTGGTTGGTCCCAGTGCCGGGGCGGTCGAGTCCTGGGCGCGTCACTCCGGGCACGCTAGCCGACGCCGGCGGCCGAGCGCCGACGCCGTGACACCGCGTCGACCGCGGCCGCGAGCAGGAGGACCGAACCCGTGACGACGAAGTTGATGTAGCTGGGCTGGTCGAGGAGTCCGAGGCCGTTGGCGATCGTGGCGATCACCAGACCACCGATGACCGCATCACGCGCCTTGCCCCGTCCGCCGAACAGGCTCGTGCCACCGATCACGGCGGCACCCACCGCGTACAGCAGCGTGTTGCTGCCACCGGAGGACGCCGAGACCTTGCCCGCGTTCGAGGCGGCGATGATGCCGCTGACGGCCGCCATCGACGAGCCGATCATGAACGCCTGGACCCGGATCCGGTCGACGTTGATGCCGGCGCGACGGGCCGCCTCGCGGTTGCCACCGACGGCGTAGAGGTGCCGGCCGAACGTCGTGCGTGTCAGCACGTACGTCCAGAAGATCAGGAGGAAGCCGACGAGTGGCAGGACCCAGGGGATGCCCTCGATCGGGAAGTTCGGGTTGCGGCTGCGGTTGGCGTTGAGCACGGCGGCGAGCACGAGCACGACGACCGCGAGTCCGGCGATCTTGACCAGCACCACGCTGAACGGCAGGTGCTGGAGGTTCTGGCGGACCTGACGTCGGTGCCGCAGCAGCGACAGGATCGCGAACGCGGCGACGACACCACCGGCGAGCGCCCACCCGGCCACGACCGGGAGGTTGTCGATCGAGATCCCGCGGATGACGTCGTCGTCGACCCGGACCGACCCGCCCTCGCCGATCATGCGGAGCAGGGCGCCCTGGAGGCCGAGGAAGAAGGCCAGCGTCACGACGAACGACGGGATGCCCAGCTTCGCGACCAGCACGCCGATCACCAGGCCGATCACCGCGCCGGCGGCGATGCCGGCGAGTACCGCCACGGGCCATCCCAGCCCCTGGTCCCGGATCATCAGCGCCATGACGGCGGCACCCGTCGCGCCGGTGAAGCCGGCGGACAGGTCGATGTCGCCCAGGAGCAGCACGAAGACCAGGCCCATCGCGAGCACGCAGATCGCGCCGGCCTGGGTGATGAGGTTGGCGATGTTGAGCTCGGTCAGGAAGGTGTCGCTCGCGATGCTGAAGCCGATCACGAGGGTCAGGAGGCCGAGGGTCGCCGGGAGCGCTCCCATGTCGCCGCCGCGGAGACGGGTCAGGTAGTCACGGCCGGCCTCGCGCAGCCCGGCGGCACTGTGGGAGTCCGACGCGAAGTCGGACCCGGCGAGCCCGGACGTCGGGGTCGTGTCGGTGGACATCTGGTTCCTGCTCTCGGGGTCGAGGGTGGGGGGAGGATCAGGCGTGCAGGGCGGACGGGGCCAGACCGAGGTCGCCGCTGCGACCGGCCGTGATGAGCTCCACGACCTGCCCGTGGTTGACGTCCTGGGTGGCGACGTCGGCGGCCACCCGGCCGAGGTAGAGGGCCGTGATGCGGTCGGCGACCTCGAACACGTCGTTCATGTTGTGCGAGATCAGCACGACGCCCAGGCCCTGGTCGGCGAGGCGACGCACGAGGTCGAGGACCTGACGGGTCTGGGCCACGCCGAGAGCCGCGGTGGGCTCGTCGAGCAGCACGACCTTGGAGTTCCAGAGCACGGCCTTGGCGATCGCGACGGTCTGGCGCTGACCGCCCGACAGGCTGGCGACGCCCTGACGGACCGACTTCACGGTGCGCACCGACAGCGAGGCCAGCGTCTCGCGGGCCCGCTCCTCCATCGTGGCCTCGTCGAGGAAGGGGCCCTTCTTCAGCTCACGGCCGAGGAACATGTTCTCGACGATGTCGAGGTTGTCGCACAGGGCGAGGTCTTGGTAGACCACCTCGATGCCCAGCGCCGAGGCCGCCTTGGGGCTCGTGATGTGGACCCGGTTCCCCTCGAAGTACTGCTCGCCGGAGTCGGCGGCGTAGATGCCCGCCACGGTCTTGACGAGCGTCGACTTGCCGGCGCCGTTGTCGCCGACGAGTGCCGTGACCTGGCCGGGGTGGACGGCGAAGTTCACGTCGTGCAGCACGTGGACGGCGCCGAAGATCTTGTTGACGTTCCGCAGCTCCAGGAGCGGGGTGTCGGTCATGCGGTCCTCCGAGGCAAGGGGATCAGGGGTGGGACGAGCGACGTGCGGTGCTCCGCTCCCCGAGGTGCGAGCACCTCGGGGAGCGGAGCGGGGGCATCAGGAGATGCCGGCCGCCTCGCAGAGGGCGGCGAAGTCGCCCGTGCAGACGTCCTCGGCCTTGACGCCACCGTCGTCGACGACGGACTTGACGTTGTCCTTGGTGATGGACTCCGGAGTCAGCAGCACCGACGGGACGTCGCGGTCGCCGGTGGCGTCCTCGGTCGTGCCGGTCGTCTCGGCGTCCTCGCCCTTGACCAGCGCGATCGCGGTGTCGGCCAGCGCACCGGCCTCGAGCTTGGCGGACTTGTAGACCGTCATGCACTGGGTGCCGGCGAGGATGTTCTGCAGACCCTCGACCGTCGCGTCCTGACCGGTGACGGGGACCTGACCGGCCTGGCCGTTCTTCTCCAGGATCGAGATGACCGAGCCCGCGAGACCGTCGTTGGCCGCGTAGACGCCCTGGACGTCGCCGCCGGCCTGCGTGTACAGCTGCTCGAAGATCGTGACGGCCTGCTCGTTGTCCCAGTCCGGGACGGCCTGCTCGCCGACCTGCGTGTAGGCGGCGATCGGGTCGAGCTTGCTGTGTGCGCCGGCCGAGAACAGCGTGGCGTTGTTGTCGGTCGGGCTGCCGTTCAGGTAGATGACGTTGGCCGGGGTGTCGCCCAGGCACTGGGCGAGGCCCTCACCCTGCAGCTCACCGACGACCGTGTTGTCGAACGACACGTAGTAGTCGGCCGAGCCGCCGAGCGTCAGGCGGTCGTAGTCGATCGTCTTGACGCCCTGAGCGGCCGCCTTCTCCTGGATCGCGGCGCCGGAGTCGGAGTCGAGGTTGACGATCGCGAGGACCGTGACGCCGTCGGCGATCATGCCGTCGGCGATCGTGGCCATCTTCTCCGCGTCGCCCTCGGCGTTCTGGATCGTGTACTCGACGTCGGCGTCCTCGAACGCCGCCTCGAGGGCCGGACGGTCGGCGCTCTCCCAGCGGACCGACGACTTAGTGTCCGGCAGGATCACCCCGATCTTGCCCTCGGACGAGCCGCCGTCGCCGGCACCGTCGTCACTGCCGCAGGCCGCGAGTGACAACGTCGCTGCCATCGCGACGGCCACCATGATGTTGCGCGTTCGCTTCATGCGGACGCCTCCTAGCTCTGTCGTGCGAAATGGGATGCCGGGCCGCACGGAACTGAGTGGCTCGACGTCAATTGTTGTGTCGCACAACATATGCAGGTGATGGGGGTCACGTCCAGTGTTTCGCCCACATTTCCTCGGCGAAGTTCTCCCGCCTCGTCGCCACGCCCACCTAGACCCAGGCCGACGGGCGGGCCACCACGTCGGCGAGCGCCCGGTGAGCCGCCCCCGTGGCAGCGGCCGCGTGGTCGCCCCGGGCGACGCTGACCTGCACCGGCTTCCAGCGCGAGCCGAGCACGCGGGCGTCCAGGCGCGCGCGGATCGCCTCGATCGTCCCGGGCTCGAGCGCCGCGAGGTGACCGCCCAGCACGACCGACGAGATGCCCACGACGTTGACGACACTGGCGAGGGCGACGCTCAGCGCGTGCGTGACCTGCTCGATCGCGGCGAGCACCCGCGGGTCCCCCGAGGCCGCCCCCGCGGCGAGCTCCGCGGCCACGCGCTCGCGCGGAAGACCCGAGACCTCCGCGAGCGCCCGGATGCCCACGTACTGCTCCAGGCACCCCGTCGACCCACAGCCGCACGCCGGGCCCGACGGGTCGACGCACACGTGACCGAGCTCGCCCGCGGCGCCGTGCTCACCCGCCAGGACGCGCCCGCCCGAGACGATCGCGCCCCCCACGCCGACCGCGGCCGAGACGTGGACGAAGTCCGTCCACGGCCCCGGTCGGCCTGGACGGGGCTCGGCCTCCAGAAGGGCCGCCATGTCGGCCTCGTTGGCGACCTGCACCGGGCGCCGGCCGCCGACCGACGCGAGCATCCCGGCGACGTCGACGTCGTTCCACCGCAGGTTCGGGGCGCGCAGGAGGTGACCGTCGTCGTCGACGATGCCCGGCACCGCGACACCGACACCGACGAGCCGTCGCCCCTGCAGCCGCCGCCGGACCTCCCGCGCCTCGTGGGCCAGGGCGTCGAGCACCGACTCGGCGTCGCGGGGCGAGGAGGGGACGTCGCGCTCCCCCACGACCTGACCTCGCAGGTCGACGGCCCGCACGAGCAGCCGGTCGGTCTCGACGGCCAGGCCGAGCCCGACGATCCCGGTCCCGGGCAGCAGTCCCTTGGCCGGTCGGCCTCGCCCCCCGAGCGTCCGCTCGACCTCGTCGAGCACGCGGGCGGCGACGAGCTCGTCGACCAGGCGTCCGGCGGTGGCCCGCGTCATGGAGAGCTCCGCGGCCAGGTCGGCCCGCGACGGTGGGACGTCGGTGCGGCAGACGGCGGCCACGATCGCCGCGAGATTGCGTTCGCGCAGGCTGGACTGCCGCACCGCGACGGGTGCCGGCACGCTCCACGACGTGGCGCCCGGTTCGACCATGCGTTGACAGTAGCGGACTCGGCGACTTAAGTTCAGCCATCGAACTAATCACGAGGAGTCTGTCATGACCGTCCGCCGCCCCACCCCCGACGACCGCTTCTCCTTCGGTCTGTGGACCGTCGGCTGGACCGGCGCCGACCCCTTCGGCCCTGCGTCGCGCCCTGCGCTCGACCCGACCGAGTACGTCGCGCGGCTGGCCGAGCTCGGCGCCTGGGGCATCACGTTCCACGACAACGACGTCTTCGCGTTCGACGCCGACGAGGCCGAGCGCGAGCGTGCCGTGGGAGCGGTCAAGGACGCCGCCGACGCGGCCGGGCTCGTGATCGAGATGGTCACGACCAACACGTTCAGCCACCCGGTCTTCAAGGACGGCGGACTGACCTCCAACGACCGCGGCGTCCGCCGGTTCGGTCTGCGCAAGGTCCTGCGCGCGGTCGACATCGCGGCCTCCGTCGGCGCCTCGACGTTCGTCATGTGGGGCGGGCGCGAGGGCTCGGAGTACGACGGGTCGAAGGACGTCCACGCGGCGCACGAGCGCTACAAGGAGGGCATCGACACGATCGCGGGCTACATCAAGTCGCAGGGCTACGACCTGCGGATCGGCCTGGAGCCCAAGCCCAACGAGCCGCGCGGTGACATCTTCCTGCCGACCGCCGGTCACGCGCTGGCCCTGATCTCCGAGCTCGAGCACGGCGACATCGTCGGCCTGAACCCCGAGACGGGTCACGAGCAGATGGCGAACCTCAACTACACGCACACCCTCGGCCAGGCCCTCTGGCACGACAAGCTGTTCCACATCGACCTGAACGGCCAGCGTGGTCTGAAGTACGACCAGGACCTCGTGTTCGGCCACGGCGACCTGATCTCGGCCTTCTTCACCGTCGACCTGCTCGAGAACGGCTTCCCCGCGACGCCGGACGGCCCGCGCTACACCGGCCCGCGCCACTTCGACTACAAGCCGTCGCGCACCGAGTACATGGATGGCGTGTGGGCCTCGGCCGAGGCCTGCATGAGCACGTACATCGCGCTGGCCGAGAAGGCGACGGCCTTCCGGGCCGACGCCCGCGTCCAGGAGGCCATGACCTACGCCGGGCTGTTCGAGCTGGCCGAGCCGACGATGGCACCCGGCGAGACCGTGGCCGACCTGCTCGCCGGCGACGACGGCTTCGACCCCGAGGTCGCGGCCGAGCGCGACTTCGGCTTCGTCGCGCTCCAGCAGCTCGCCGTCGAGCACCTCATCGGCTGACCGTGACCCTCGTCGCCGGGGTCGACTCCTCGACCCAGTCCTGCACCGTCGTCGTGGTCGACGCCGCCGACGGCCGGGTCGTGCGGTCCGGCCGCGCACCCCATCCCGAGGGCACGGAGGTCGATCCCGAGCACTGGTGGCGGGCGCTGCAGGAGGCCGTGGCGGCGGCCGGCGGGCTCGACGACGTCGCCGCGGTGTCGATCGGCGGCCAGCAGCACGGTCTCGTGGCGCTCGGCGCCGACGGGGCGGTGCTGCGGCCCGCGCTCCTGTGGAACGACACCCGCTCGGGGAAGGCGGCCGCCGACCTCGTCCGGGAACGTGGTGCGCAAGCCTGGGCCGACGATACCGGAACGGTGCCGGTCGCCTCGATCACGGCGACGAAGCTCCGCTGGATGGCCGACCACGAGCCGGAGCTCGCGCACCGGATCGCCGCGGTGGCACTTCCGCACGACTGGCTCACCTGGCGACTGCGCGGCACGGGACGGCTCGACGACCTGACGACCGACCGGTCCGATGCGTCAGGCACGGGGTACGTGGACACCAACGGCACCTACCGTCGGGACCTGCTGGCCCACGCCCTGCGGCGCCCCGACGCCGACGCGATCGTGCTCCCCCACATCCTGGGCCCGTCCGAGGGGGTGGAGGGTCGTGGGATCGTCCTGGGTCCCGGCTGTGGCGACAACGCCGGGGCCGCACTCGGACTGGGCCTGCGGCCCGGCGACACCAGCATCTCGATCGGCACGTCGGGGGTCGTGGCCGCCGTCTCCGCCACCTCGACGCACGACGCCTCGGGCCTGGTGGCCGGCTTCTGCGACGCCACGGGCCGCCACCTCCCGCTCGCGGCCACCCTGAACGGTGCGCGTGTCCTCGACGCGACGGCGCGCCTGCTCGGGGTCGACCACGACGGGCTCACCGCGCTGGCGCTCGCCGCCGAGCCCGGGGCCGGCGGCCTCGTGCACGTGCCGTACCTCGAGGGCGAGCGCACCCCGAACCTGCCGACCGCCACGGGCTCCCTCGCGGGCATGAGCCTGCGGTCGATGACCCGCGAGAACCTGGCCCGTGCCGCCGTGGAGGGCCTGTGGTGCCTGCTCCACGGCGCGCTGGACGCGGTCCGGACGCAAGGCATCGCGATCGAGACCGTCACGCTCGTGGGCGGCGCTGC
This region includes:
- a CDS encoding methionine ABC transporter permease, with the protein product MRDYFAPVIDLQSQFVSAFGETLFLAGTGLVLGGFLGLVIGTTLYVTRAGGIAPSGVVSVVLNVLVNFFRPIPFILLAVALQPFSRAIGVDGIGTGHAVVAIVFGSAFGVGRIVEQNLVGVDPGVLEAARSMGASRWQVVRTVLLPEAFGPLILGFTFALVAIVDMTAIVGTIGAGGLGQLALTEGYRQFEPVVTWTALVIVILIVQVGQFAGNALARRVLRR
- a CDS encoding methionine ABC transporter ATP-binding protein gives rise to the protein MALIELDGVSVTFPPRGRRGEPVRAVQDVSLSVEAGEIVGIVGYSGAGKSTLLRVVNALEKATTGRVVVDGVDLTTLPERELNRVRRGIGMIFQQFNLFTSRTVYGNIAYPLEIAGRSKQEQRERVSELLHFVGLLDQALAYPEQLSGGQKQRVGIARALAAGPAILLADEATSALDPETTVEVLDLLKRINTELGVTVLVITHEMEVVKTIADRIVVMEEGRIVESDSAFRIFSAPQHPATRRFVRTIVDDVPEDHDLEQLRRRHPGRLVTLSFREDATTQSQVFGEIIRAGVELELVHGGVEDVRGRSFGHLTLELRGDRAAVDAVVARVGELVPLTDLGTGEAVA
- a CDS encoding MetQ/NlpA family ABC transporter substrate-binding protein; amino-acid sequence: MTMHSDQLVDAPESRKGLLAVVVIVVIALLAGGYFFLFRGNGDAIRIGVVGASDPYWSTFEETAADEGIEVEIVDFTDYTQLNPALSAGELDLNQFQHLVYLADYNVAGGDDLTPVGSTAIYPLALYSKQYDSIDQIPDGAQVVVPDDASNQARGLNILQQAGLIELSDGGTIFSDTSDIDTAASRVEVTQAGADFTATSLDDVAAAIVNNDFVEKAGLDFDGALATDDPADPLAAPYVNVFVARGEDKDNADYRRLVELFQDTQAVTDGVLEVSGGTAVLLKTPPADLAKLLQDTEKVVRDHQ
- a CDS encoding acyltransferase; protein product: MKDAHRQRLREAGVRAEAVDAQVWALATDGVPQWWHDCDNALYLADGAYLPARVLEQLMLFPMRDVVVAVGSPMEHLASLLVGGDRATVFVGERVVLTAGEIYCGADSQVVLHGPVVATRQPVVDARNGGSIVVEGDQLWAADVYVATDDMHRLTDVATGDRINPFGAHVRIGRHVWLCREAVVTGHVEIGEDACVGMRSLVRGQKVPAGTVVAGVPARVVREGTTWSFEDAP
- a CDS encoding ROK family protein — translated: MTRPGLDRPGTGTNQEAVRRHNLGTVLRSVHRTGSTSRASLTNQMALNRSTIGGLASTLEDLGLVRSSGPVAARNGAGRPSAGLEVVSRRAYVLAIDVGVDRVVVGRVGLGCDVEVRARMNLPPEPAPEHVAQTIVGLVAAVRADAPAHSSLVGVGISVPGVVRQADGVVLFAPNLGWHEVPFEKLVRERLDLDVSHVLANDADLGALAEHVRGAGVDVDHLVYVSGDVGVGAGVITAGRPLGGAGGFAGEMGHMSYDPNGRRCHCGNRGCWETEIGAVAIARAIGAPADVVPTLDAVLDDFDGPAESLHEIARHVGHGLANVVNLLNPQVVVLGGYLASLHRLVEPQILAAMQRGVMAAPGAQVRLTRPALGGDSVLVGAAEAAFEALLADPAGVLAG
- a CDS encoding sugar ABC transporter permease encodes the protein MSTDTTPTSGLAGSDFASDSHSAAGLREAGRDYLTRLRGGDMGALPATLGLLTLVIGFSIASDTFLTELNIANLITQAGAICVLAMGLVFVLLLGDIDLSAGFTGATGAAVMALMIRDQGLGWPVAVLAGIAAGAVIGLVIGVLVAKLGIPSFVVTLAFFLGLQGALLRMIGEGGSVRVDDDVIRGISIDNLPVVAGWALAGGVVAAFAILSLLRHRRQVRQNLQHLPFSVVLVKIAGLAVVVLVLAAVLNANRSRNPNFPIEGIPWVLPLVGFLLIFWTYVLTRTTFGRHLYAVGGNREAARRAGINVDRIRVQAFMIGSSMAAVSGIIAASNAGKVSASSGGSNTLLYAVGAAVIGGTSLFGGRGKARDAVIGGLVIATIANGLGLLDQPSYINFVVTGSVLLLAAAVDAVSRRRRSAAGVG
- a CDS encoding ATP-binding cassette domain-containing protein, with translation MTDTPLLELRNVNKIFGAVHVLHDVNFAVHPGQVTALVGDNGAGKSTLVKTVAGIYAADSGEQYFEGNRVHITSPKAASALGIEVVYQDLALCDNLDIVENMFLGRELKKGPFLDEATMEERARETLASLSVRTVKSVRQGVASLSGGQRQTVAIAKAVLWNSKVVLLDEPTAALGVAQTRQVLDLVRRLADQGLGVVLISHNMNDVFEVADRITALYLGRVAADVATQDVNHGQVVELITAGRSGDLGLAPSALHA
- a CDS encoding sugar ABC transporter substrate-binding protein produces the protein MKRTRNIMVAVAMAATLSLAACGSDDGAGDGGSSEGKIGVILPDTKSSVRWESADRPALEAAFEDADVEYTIQNAEGDAEKMATIADGMIADGVTVLAIVNLDSDSGAAIQEKAAAQGVKTIDYDRLTLGGSADYYVSFDNTVVGELQGEGLAQCLGDTPANVIYLNGSPTDNNATLFSAGAHSKLDPIAAYTQVGEQAVPDWDNEQAVTIFEQLYTQAGGDVQGVYAANDGLAGSVISILEKNGQAGQVPVTGQDATVEGLQNILAGTQCMTVYKSAKLEAGALADTAIALVKGEDAETTGTTEDATGDRDVPSVLLTPESITKDNVKSVVDDGGVKAEDVCTGDFAALCEAAGIS
- a CDS encoding ROK family protein → MVEPGATSWSVPAPVAVRQSSLRERNLAAIVAAVCRTDVPPSRADLAAELSMTRATAGRLVDELVAARVLDEVERTLGGRGRPAKGLLPGTGIVGLGLAVETDRLLVRAVDLRGQVVGERDVPSSPRDAESVLDALAHEAREVRRRLQGRRLVGVGVAVPGIVDDDGHLLRAPNLRWNDVDVAGMLASVGGRRPVQVANEADMAALLEAEPRPGRPGPWTDFVHVSAAVGVGGAIVSGGRVLAGEHGAAGELGHVCVDPSGPACGCGSTGCLEQYVGIRALAEVSGLPRERVAAELAAGAASGDPRVLAAIEQVTHALSVALASVVNVVGISSVVLGGHLAALEPGTIEAIRARLDARVLGSRWKPVQVSVARGDHAAAATGAAHRALADVVARPSAWV